Genomic segment of Arachis hypogaea cultivar Tifrunner chromosome 11, arahy.Tifrunner.gnm2.J5K5, whole genome shotgun sequence:
TCTCCATACATAGAACGAGATAGTTGTTACCTGGGCAAGCTCTAGAATTTCATTGTGGTCTTTGTTCAACTCAGTTGGAACTGAACGGACAAGCTTTTTTTTACCAACTGAAAAAACTTCAAAACCGCTACCCAACACCTGAAATTTTTGTCGCACACTGGACAGTTAGTAAGAGACCACCACAGGGTAAACAAGGATACATGTAAATTTCTAAGACATGGCAAATCGGGTTTGTAATTTATTTAGTCCAACGATAATACCATTTATAATTACAAAACATGTAGAACATTCAATAAATATACAGAATGGTTAATAACAATAGTATTCAGTAATCAGTAGTAGACAAAGGTagcattattttcaaattttctggATTTTTTTGGTCACTTTAAATTCCATTCAGTTCTAGAACCAAAAAGGCCAAGAAGCATTTCTTCTATGTATTTTTCTGAGGAAAATGAAGAATTCGGTCCTCCAAAAGGTGACATAATAACAATATACATTAAGCTCGACTCAAGGACATACTTCGTACATCACATTTCATAAACAAGAATAGCCAATATAATCTGGTTTATAGGAAACCTCACAAGACCTTTAGTTTGCTGATAGCCCGAAGGCAATCATCCTCAGAAACAACTCCCCTATCACTTTTCCGTCTCTGACGAAGGAGATGGCAGAGTTCCTGAAGGTTGATCAGTCCTCCATTGTGTGGTCTAGTGGCCAAGCAAATATCGACTATTTGAACTCCTGCCTAGCCAAGTAGCTTGTCTTAGGCTCTTAGcatatatattaagaaaatagTGAAACTAACcacttgggatttttttttttaacaaaaaagcaTAATTAAGCTTTTCCTTAAAAGAAAAAAGGTCAAACAAAAGTATCATACTTAGTTATTAATTAAGTCTAATGCAAATAAAAGTAAGATAGATCTCATATCAATCAGGAACACGTTATCTTAGACAAAAAGAGAATACTTAAGAATGAACCCCAAGCATTCAAAGTCATGCATTTATTTGTTACTAGAATACCAGATTAAATATTTTAAGGGTGTAGCTGCTCTTCTTCATAATGTTAAGACTAGTGATTTTGAAAACTAGCATACACATAATATATATGCCTATGCGTTTGAAGAATTCTAAAAGCCTTCCTGATTATCTTCCCTAAAAGTAAATTCaagaaataaaatgataaaatacatATTCCTCCTAAACGTGCAATAATAAATCCAAGCCACAATCCTAATGTTCACCCTAGCATTGGTTTTCTGAACTTACATTTTATTCTGAGATATTCCACATCAATTATCCCAACAGCATATCAATATTTGTACATGAAGGACCATATTGCACAAATAGATGCATTTGTTAAGAAGGGGGAAAAGAAAAGCTAGAGAGATATTACAAACCAAGTTCATAATAGAAGTCACCAATTCCTAAAAGCTCTGCCCAGAAACCTTTGTTTGAGGCCAATGGATCTACTCCAACTTTAGCACACATCTCGTGGAACTGTGATCTGAACGCAGGGTTCTTGCGGATGTCATTCTGCACTAGTGATATCAACCATTATTATGAataatttaatctaataattaatagtGTATAATCTTGCCATTAATATGTGATTGTTTTACAAGGGCACAAGGCTAACATAACATCACAAACATAAACCATTCAAGTTGTGATAGGGAATTCGAATCATCTGAAGTGTCCAATGTGATTCAGCCTTCAAGTGTTACAGTTAAACAACATTAGCTATTTACTAGAAAACGAAGTGAGTAAATTATAGCATATGTACGACTTTCTCATCAAGCATTATCATAATGCACTTTACTCTCTAAGAGAACTATAGAGGAACCAAAATCATCCATTACATTCTACTATAACTTGCACAGAATTGACAAATAACTGAAATTAAACTCAAAAGGTTAATTGATATCGCTACAAACGTTAATCGATTTACTAAAATTCAACAAAACTATTTCCTTTGCATTTAAAACATTAACTCttgaacaataacaataataaattggAAGGACAAAAGCCTCAGAATTAAAATCAAATGATTGAGAATCATAATTTGAAGGGGATGAAGGAGGATGAGGAACCTTGTGCTTGCGAGCAAAATCTTCAAGCTGGGATCGAAAAGTGGCAAGCTGTTCCTTCATCAAATCGGTTCTGATCTTTGCGACATTCTCACCAAGCAACCGATACTGATCCCTTGCTGCTGCAGCTGTCTGCAACCCTCCGATTCCAGGTCGCCTTCTCATCCTTTTCTGATtcttttttcaaactttcaattTTCGCAGAAATAATTAACGATCTCAATCTCTCTGTTAAGCCAAGTGAGCAAAATTGAACCTTGGTTACGTTAAAAGCATAGAGGAAGAACAGCATGCTGCGCTGCAAATCATGGTAATAAAGTTTTAGATTATTCCTACAAATATCAacaatcagagtggcgcagcggaAGCGTGGTGGGCCCATAACCCACAGGTCCCTGGATCGAAACCAGGCTCTGATATAAAAGAGAAGCTTCTTCCACTCACTTGCTTTTTCAGCTTCGCCTGGAATTTAtgtattcttattttaaaaatttggtattaattacaatatataaaaaaattacccAAGCATGACTAGTCTTATActaattttttcccttttttttaaaaagaatattaatcTATTATTTTACTcctattctaattattttattttatatatacaatttGATAATCAAGTTGAATTACTCCTATCTTATGATTTGGGTGTAAATttcaatatataaaaagaaatacCAAAACATGGGTAGATTTCTACTAATTATTTcccaaatttcaaaaaatattaaactATATTTCTACTACTACTCTAATTAGTCTTATACTAATCCCTTCTCACtttttttagagtttattaatatatatttttactactgctctaattatttcaatttatatatataatctcataAATATTCAGAAAAGTTATTAGAATATTTGTTCAGATAAAGAAGAATCGGGTATTTATTGATCCGGTAAAATGACAAAGTTATTCTTTGAATAGGGTGGTACTCCGATCAGAGAACTAGAGAGGTAGGACATAAGTGTTAAAAATGAATGAatagtataattttaaaaaatggttaGGAGGTAAAGATGGTCTCGAACCATTAGAATGGCAGAAATATTTTTGGACCGATTATATTAGACCCGTTAAGAATCCAGATGCTAAGTCCGGAACAGTTGCCTCCAAAAACATGAGGATAAGCTTGCTTAGTCCCCACGTTGATTGAGTTTGGTTTTTTCGTCTGTTCGGCGTATTGGGATTTAAACTTTCTGCCTTCAGAGGTCATAgtattttgtgttttaaagaCTTTAGATATTTAGTGGGCCTTTTGGACTTCTTGGTCGGCTGTTTGAACCTTGGATAGGCCGTTTtgatattttagtttatttaactTACGATATCAGTTTTGTTGGCTTCGAGGGGATCAACCTTCGAAATAGTCGTTTTGTCGAGTTTCGTTTTGGGTTTATTCGTAAAAAATGGTTTGGGCCTTTTTGGTGGGCCATTTGGGCCTCTCAGTGGGCCGTTTGATATTTTAGTTTTGTTAACTTTGGATATCTGTTTCATTGGCTTCGAGGGTGATCAGTTTCTGGGGTATCCATTTTGTCGAGTTCCGTTTGGGTTTACTCGTAAAAAATGGTTTGGACTTTTTTGGTGGGACGTTTGGGCCTCTTGGTGAACCGTTTtgatattttagttttattaactTTGGATATCCGTTTCGTTGGCCCTAGAGGTGATCAGTATCCAGGATAGCCGTTTTGTCGAGTTTCGTTTTAGGTTTACTTGTAAAAAATGGTTTGGGCCTTTTTGGTGGGCTGTTTGGGCCTCTTGGTGGGTTGTTTGGAGTTTCTCTGGCCGCGGTCATCCCGGCGGGGGTCAGATTCCCAGGATCTGTTATGATTCTTAAGCCTCCCGCGATCGTGGTCTGAGGTTCTTGATCTGTATTCCCTACGGGAGGTAGTTCGGGAAATCGCTTCGTTGGTGTGTTCTGGCTGGTAGCGTTCATTGATGGCGACTCTGCCTTCTAAGGACTGCACCCGATGGCTTAGCTCTTGAATTATTTGGCTCGTGTCTTCGCCTAGGCCGGCGAATGACCTGCTTCTGTTAGATCGACAGTTGTCTCCCCATGAGTGTCACCTTGGTTGGCTGTGTGTTGCATGGTTTTAGACCACGCTGGCTATCCTTCCATGGGCTGGATGGTCGCCGTGGTCTTTGAGTTGATTAGGTTGATAGTGAGAGTTGGATTCCAAACGGTCTGGAGGCTGCTCTTTGGGAATGTCTGCCATGCTGCCAGGTCAGTGGGTCTCTACAAAGGACGTCAATGTTCCAGAGGGTTATATGACAGTTCAAAGAGTGTTTGTTTAGGTGAAGAGGAATCGGATATCCGTTGGTCCAACAGAATGACAAGGCTGGTTTTATAGAAGGGAAAAGGGGGTGGTAACTGCAAAGGCATTCCAATGCCAAAATCAGAGAATTAGAAAAGTAGGAAATAAGTGTTAGGTAGAATAAATTGTATTTAAGAGAGCAGCTGAGTTCTTCTTTTATAAGTGGTGTAACCTATCTTATCTTTGTGAAAGAGAGTCTCActtcatataattttaaaagatagttaagaaataaatatagtatcaaaccattaaaatgacaaaaatatttttaagccaTTAAGAATCTGGACACTAGATCTGAAACAATAACTACTAACTAAGTTAAATTATTCCTATCTTACAATTTgctattaattttaatacaaaaaagttACCTAAACATGGCTTGGTTTGTACCAATTATTTTCcacttttctaaaaatattaaactatATGTCTACTActattctaattattttaatttattttttatatacgaTTCTTTCTGATGATTTATCCAAACATACTCTAAGGTTCAAATGTATAGATGGGAAAAAATTCAACACTTGACCAGATAAGTTTATCAGCGGTTAACCATTTTTACTAATATGCAGTTTGTAACACTCATCCTTTGATTAAAAGAccaatacttttacttttaccaCTCAACCAGTGTTAAGTTAGGAAATAttttggtttgtatttttatttttatattttatttttgttttttagaatcctataaaaaaagataaaaaaatataattttattattttttataaaaatttaaaaataaaaaatattaaaattaaaaaatgcaaACCAAATGCTCTTAATGTTATTTTTGTACTTTTCATTGGTAgttcatattatttataataaaaaatattatataaacacaaaaaatcagttatcatatatttgtgtataagtatttattatttaactcatttttgacgtatactttatattttaatatgtattttatataaatgattaATTTTGTATGTACACTTATtaggaaatggatcctctccagtttTTTTAATACTTGACAAGATACAGTGTGATCTCTTACCTTTGATTCTAtaagtgggaccaaaaataaataaaaaagagagaataatGAATGGTTAGATTAAGCACTGAACACCATTATAGTTGATTTGTAATATAGTTGATTTGTAATACCCAAAACAAAACTCAACATTAATGGTTACATGGGAATGCAGCTAACATTTAATCGATCAAATCCAAATCATGAAAACTTATtcagctttattttctttttgtattgccttttccttctatttttaagACTAGTTTTGATTTTTTATAAGTAGGGCAGAAAGTGAGTCAAATTAATTTGTGAGTTAGTCTGAACTCGACTCGTTACTTAATAAGCTAAGCTCATGAGTTTGTGAGCCAAATTTAAAGTTGGATTTGATCTCACATATTAAATGAGTTGAGTTTGAATTTAGATAAACTCAACTCATTAACTCGTGAGTTAGCtcgattatatattatttattataattagttatgtTAACAATATATTATAAATTGTATACTATCAATTTATAagaacaatatataattttacatacacatcatttttatatataatattatgacagaggatataaattataattgataaatagAAAGCATATATAATTaatcttttccttatatataaattataatttgtttatataaaacTATAGATTATATTCATGTTATTTAAAATGGCTCGTAAACTTGGACCTGAAAGGAATTTTCCAGCAGTAGTTCTTATCGCAGaagaatagaaagaaagaaagggaaattgaattttggtttttCAGTAAAACAAAATGAGTCATTCCTCTAATAGAGTTTCCCATCTCTACATATATAgcacttttaaaatcaaaattagttCTCTAATTATCATAATTAATCATCCTTAATCTCAACACCTCCCCCCCCCCCCTCAAACTCGAGCTTGGCCTTGGGACAACTCGCAGTTTGAACCTCAGTCTTTCAAATGTGGAGGCTGTCAAAGGTTTAGTAAGAAGATCAGCAACCTGGTCTGTTCCTGGAATATGCATAACATGTAACTGTTTTTGATTTATCTTGTCCCTGATTAATTGTACTTCAAGCTGGAAATGTTTAGTCTTATCATGTAACACAGGATTTGCCATTAACAAAACAGTGCTTAAGTTGTCACAATATATCGTTGGAGCAGTTTGAAGCTTGACATCCAGTTCTTCTAGCAAATGCATGAGCCATTGTACCTCAGCTTCACAAGCTGCTACACTCCTAAATTCTGCAGAGGAACGACTTATAGTCGGTTGTTTCCTGCACATCCAAGAAATTAAGTTAGCCCCAAAATACACACAATACCCTGACACCGACTTTCTATCTTCCAAATCTGCAGCCCAATCTGAGTCTGCAAATCCATATAATCTCATATCATCGCTTCTGTGTAGGACTAAACCATGATGCTGTGTGCCTCTCAAATATCTTAACACCCGCTTTGTTGCCTTCCAATGAGCCAAGAGGGGAGAATGCATAAATTGACTAATTTTTGCCACAGCAAAAGAGATATCTGGTCTTGTGATGCATAAATATTGTAGAGATCCTACAACAGTTCGATAAAGCTTTGGATCTTCAAAACTCTCTGAACCTGCCGACAACAATTGTAACGAAGAAACCATAGGGGTTGGCATAGAGCTAGCTCGCGCCATCCCCAATTTTGACAATAAATTTGCAATATATTTGGTTTGTGAGAGATGCAAAGTTCCATTTTCAGTTTTGTGAATCTCAACCCCCAAAAAATAGTTTAAGTCACCTAAATCTTTTAATGAGAAAACAATGTCTAATTTCTTAATCATATCAGCCACACAATGTGAATTATTGCCAGTAATtataatgtcatccacataacaAAGAATATAAATAATTGAATTTGTATGTTTCTTTATAAACAAAGAATTATCAGACTTCGCATTATTGAAACCAAAAGAGTGCAAAGTGGTGCTTAACTTAATGAACCACTCTCTAGGAGCTTGTTTCAAGCCGTAGAGAGATTTATTCAACCTACAAACATGTGTGTCAGACTTTTCTTCAAAGCCAATCGGCTGTGACATGTAGATTATTTGATGTAAATTCCCATTCAAAAAGGCATTGTTGAAATCAAATTGCCTTATCACCCAATTTCAAGAAAGAGCTAAGCTTAAGATCAGTCTAATTGTTGTAGGTCTAATTACCAGACTAAAAACTTGTTCAAAGTCAAAACCTTCTTCTTGGTGAAAGCCTTGAGCTACTAACCTAGCTTTATACTTGTGAATGGATCCATTAGGGTGTCTTTTAATGGTAAAAACCCATTTGCAAtctataatttttgtattttctggCTTAGGCACTAAAGACCAAGTATTGGTTCTTTGTAGAGCTTGAAACTCTTCTATCATCGCCTCTTTCCAACAAGGAATACTGAGGGCAACATGAGCTGTTTTAGGAGTTGTTCATCACTAGTTTCTGAccgaatagaagaaaaaaaatacttttggTTTAGATGAACCTGTTTTAGACCTTGTCATCATAGCATGAGTATTGTGAGGAGTAATTGGTTGTGAATGGTGTGATGTTGTAGAGGGTTGAGTGGTAGAAGATTCTATAGGTGGAAGAACAATGTCTATGCCAGAAGTGGGTTGTATTTGGCCTTGTGGCTGTGTTGGAGTAGGATTGTGGCTAGGACCAAAAGCATCCTCTAATTGATGGCTTGGATAGTCATTAGTTGTGACAGAAGGAACACCTTTAATTGTATGTGAACTAAGGAGAGTGTCTTGTTCATTTAAGGTGCATGGATTTTGATGAGTGGCGGAAGTTACATGTGGAACAACAGTAGGAACAGGGtactttgaaaaataaaaggaacTATCTGCATCCTTCTTAGTTAAGTCAAGCTCATTAGTAACAGATTTAGAGAGAAATAAGTCAGAATAAGAAAACTGAGATTCATCAAATTTAACATTCCTAGTGATATATATTCATCCATTGGGTGATAGACATTTATAGCCTTTGTAATTAGGGGCATATCCAAGAAACACACACTTATGTGATCTATAGTCTAATTTATTCTGATTAAAAGGtgtaagaagaagaaaacatgcgCTACCAAAGATTTTGAGAGATTGATAATCAGGTTTCTGTTTAAATAAGACCTCAAAAGGTGATTTTTGTGACAAAATAGAAGTTGGTAACCTATTTATCAAATAAGTAGCTGTAATAACAGCTTCATCCCAAAAAATCTTTGGCATTTGAGCAGTGGATAATATGGCTAAACTCATT
This window contains:
- the LOC112720290 gene encoding vacuolar protein sorting-associated protein 22 homolog 1, whose translation is MRRRPGIGGLQTAAAARDQYRLLGENVAKIRTDLMKEQLATFRSQLEDFARKHKNDIRKNPAFRSQFHEMCAKVGVDPLASNKGFWAELLGIGDFYYELGVQIVDICLATRPHNGGLINLQELCHLLRQRRKSDRGVVSEDDCLRAISKLKVLGSGFEVFSVGKKKLVRSVPTELNKDHNEILELAQAQGYVTVEEVERRLSWTSGRAIDALDTLLDEGLAMIDDGHRDGKRRYWFPCVSPISSSIGVDS